The proteins below come from a single Cryptococcus gattii WM276 chromosome D, complete sequence genomic window:
- a CDS encoding GTPase, putative (Similar to TIGR gene model, INSD accession AAW46580.1) produces MRHIASVRLSLRPLRPLAARGYAVKPLDIDQVEDPYFDDVVEELKRRRRKADAKRRQYGASFVDNAIVTVRGGKGGNGAAALEASLRGPSSPSGGNGAHGGSVYVTTSPELTSLATVRKRLIGGAGGSGGGAFKHGRKGEDLIVQVPVGTIVRELKREGEEERMEREEDDLGLSDADKKKKRWQRWFLAHPSTKGEVSEEEYTDAEDLLRREKRWIPHTPSFDQTPPLYLDITEPLDEPVLLASGGAGGLGNPFFTSPRLASRGTLPPTHTFEFELKLLADVGLVGFPNAGKSTILRALTGRRAEVAGYQFTTLNPQIGVVRIYEDGSWGVGHEEVVETWIEREREDLSRQTGSPFPASRTKNRQDKLERLERLRFTLSDNPGLLPMASQNVGLGHSFLRSIERSPVLAYVLDLTKPSPVEDLQVLKEELEAYKPGLSERAAVVVLNKADGVPEEEGKKRVEDVKAFVNAHGGGEVIILSGRYGLGMERLVAVLADNVEKARTERVEALNRERQAAAAAGEGEGSISHWVSGFGLKQ; encoded by the exons ATGCGCCATATAGCATCCGTACGCTTGTCCCTGCGCCCACTCCGGCCACTCGCAGCGAGAGGGTATGCAGTCAAGCCGCTGGATATAGATCAGGTCGAAGACCCATATTTTGACGATGTGGTGGAGGAGCTCAAGAGAAGACGGAGAAAAGCAGATGCAAAACGGCGCCAATAC GGCGCATCATTCGTAGATAATGCGATAGTCACTGTGCGCGGGGGTAAAGGCGGGAACGGTGCGGCGGCTCTCGAGGCATCTCTTCGAGGcccatcatctccttctgGCGGTAACGGCGCACATGGCGGTTCGGTATACGTCACCACTTCTCCCGAACTGACTTCACTTGCTACCGTAAGAAAACGTCTGATCGGCGGTGCTGGAGGTTCAGGCGGAGGCGCATTCAAGCACGGGCGGAAAGGCGAAGACTTGATTGTCCAAGTCCCGGTTGGCACGATCGTGCGTGAGCTGAAgagggaaggggaagaggagaggatggagagggaggaagatgatttGGGATTATCCGATGCGGATAAAAAGAAGAAACGGTGGCAGAGATGGTTCCTTGCACATCCCTCAACAAAAGGTGAAGTcagtgaagaagagtatACCGACGCAGAAGATCTTTTACGTCGTGAGAAACGGTGGATCCCACATACACCGTCGTTTGACCAGACGCCTCCGCTGTACCTCGACATTACCGAACCGCTTGATGAGCCCGTCTTACTAGCCTCTGGTGGCGCCGGCGGACTGGGCAACCCGTTTTTCACATCACCAAGACTGGCGTCGCGCGGCACCCTGCCTCCCACACACACATTTGAATTCGAGCTCAAACTCCTCGCCGACGTCGGGCTCGTCGGTTTCCCCAATGCCGGCAAATCAACCATCCTTCGTGCACTTACCGGACGTCGTGCAGAAGTTGCCGGGTATCAATTCACCACGCTCAACCCGCAAATCGGCGTGGTCAGAATATACGAAGACGGTTCATGGGGCGTAGGCCATGAGGAAGTGGTGGAAACATGGATCGAACGTGAACGGGAAGACTTGTCCCGCCAAACGGGCAGTCCATTCCCTGCATCGCGCACTAAAAACCGACAAGACAAACTCGAGCGACTCGAGCGACTCCGCTTCACCTTGTCGGATAATCCCGGTTTGTTACCGATGGCATCCCAAAACGTCGGTCTCGGTCACTCGTTTCTTCGATCAATCGAACGTTCCCCCGTGCTCGCGTATGTCCTCGATCTGACAAAACCCTCTCCCGTGGAAGATCTTCAAGTGTTGAAAGAAGAGCTTGAAGCTTATAAACCCGGGTTGAGCGAGCGCGCGGCCGTGGTGGTGTTGAATAAGGCCGACGGCGTAcctgaagaagaaggcaagaagCGGGTGGAGGATGTAAAGGCGTTTGTGAATGCACATGGAGGTGGTGAGGTCATCATCCTCAGTGGGAGGTACGGTCTCGGGATGGAGAGGCTTGTTGCTGTCCTAGCGGATAATGTAGAGAAGGCGAGGACTGAGAGAGTGGAAGCGTTGAACAGGGAGAGGCAagcggcggcggcggcaggggagggggagggaTCGATTAGCCATTGGGTGAGCGGGTTTGGGTTGAAACAGTAG